The genomic stretch CAGAGGCTATTTTATAAGGATTTAGGTCAAATCCGCTAAATATCTGCCCATATCCGAACTTGTAAATGTCTCATTATTTACCAGTTTCTTAATCAAATACTTAGCACTATGAGCATCAGGCAATCCAACGTGAGAACCAAGCTTCCAAACGTCTTCTCCATTATTAGCTTTCATCCGATCCCTTTCAGCATTTGCTTATTTAATCACTCCGAAAACCAAAAGGCTTATATATTACTATGCATTACAATGTAATACAATGGAGACCGTCTCAGTCAGATTTGAAAAGAGATTCCTGCAGGACATGGAGCAGGTGATGAAAAGCCATAGGTACGCGACAAAAACAGAGTTCATACGCGAAGCTGTGAGAGAAAAGATCAGGGATCTGGAGACGCAGCACGCTCTGCAGAGGCTGGAAAGGGCGTATGGCTCAGGTAAAAAAGACAAAAAGATCACTGATGAGGATATCCACCGAGCAGGAGAAGAAGCATTTAAAGAGATTGCCAAGAAATTAGGCGTTGAGTAGATTTTCAGGGAGTTTTGCTTTTGTTATATCTCTCAGCCTGTCGAAATGCCTATCTCTGGACACAAGCTGAGTTCCATGGTTACGGGCAATCACTGCATGAAGGGCATCACGCATAGGTACATCCCTTTGCATGGCTAATCGTTTTGCCTCTTCAATCTCTCTTTTGGTTGCAGAAGTGCGTTTTATATTGTCGGGCTTTGCTATGGACAATAACTGATGAATCTCATGTTCCTGCAAGCCAAGCTTCTTGAACTCAGTCACAACACTATCAGAGTAGAGAACAAGATGATTCCCTAAAATGATTTTTTCCATGAGTTTTTTAGCTGCTTCTCCATTATGCCCTCTTTTAAGATGGATATCTATCCATATGGACGT from Candidatus Nanoarchaeia archaeon encodes the following:
- a CDS encoding PIN domain-containing protein is translated as MQNIYYLDTSIWIDIHLKRGHNGEAAKKLMEKIILGNHLVLYSDSVVTEFKKLGLQEHEIHQLLSIAKPDNIKRTSATKREIEEAKRLAMQRDVPMRDALHAVIARNHGTQLVSRDRHFDRLRDITKAKLPENLLNA
- a CDS encoding ribbon-helix-helix domain-containing protein; amino-acid sequence: METVSVRFEKRFLQDMEQVMKSHRYATKTEFIREAVREKIRDLETQHALQRLERAYGSGKKDKKITDEDIHRAGEEAFKEIAKKLGVE